TGAATATACTCAGCAGCCATATCTTCAATTCGGGTATGAAGTGGCTGTTTGCCATCTAGCCCAATTGGTTGCAATCCATAAAATGGTCGGTCTGTTCCCAATTTCATTGCTAATTCTCGGAAAATTAGGACTTCGCCACCTAAACCATGAATGCAGAAGAATGGGGGTTGATCGCCTTTGGGTTGCAGTGCGACTAACGATGACCAAGATGATTGTATCGATTGAGAGTTACTGCTAACGATCTGGGCAAGTTGCTCAATTGTGGGTGCGTTAATTAAGGTAGACAGCGGCAGATTTTTGTGGAATTTCTCCTCAATTTGGGCGAACAATCGTACCGCTAGCAACGAGTCTCCACCCAATGCAAAGAAGTTATCATAAATTCCGACTTCTTTGAGATTCAATAGCTGGGTCCAAATTGCTGCCAATCGCTTCTCAATCTCAGTTCTGGGTGCAAGGAATTTGGCTTGCAATTGCTCTTTGAGCTTTTGTGCCAAACCAATCCGTTGGAGTTTACCTGTGGAACCTTTGGGGATTTCTGGGATAAAGATGATTTGATTTGGCACTTTGAAACCAGCCAGCTTGGTGGCGACAAATTCCCGAATTTCTTGCTCAGTGACAGTAGTATTTGGTCGCAGGACAATTGCGGCTGCCAAATCTTCACCAAGGGTAGGGTGCGGCACTGCAAAGGCTACTGCTTGGTCGACTGCTGGGTGGTCTAGTAGTACATCATCTATTTCTCGAGGAGCGATCTTCTCTCCACCGCGATTAATTTGTTCTTTCAACCTACCTGTGAGGAACAAGTAACCTTCGTTATCTAGATAACCTTGGTCTCCCGTTCTAAACCACCCCTTTGTAAACGAGTTTTGATTAGCTACGGGATTGTTTTCGTAAGCGAGCATCACATTGCTACCCCGGATGACGACTTCTCCAGGTTCGCCTTTTGCCAGCAGATTTCCCACTTCATCCATAATCGCTACTTCTGGGCCAGCAGCAAGACCTGCTGAATATAATTTCCGTGTTTGTGGTGGTAGAGGATTCGAGGTAATTTGTGGAGAAGCTTCTGTCATGCCATAAGCTTCAATGACTGGCACGTTAAACGCTTGTTCTAAGGCCTGCATCACCTGCGGTGGTAATGCAGAGGATGCAGAACGAATAAAACGCAGTGGGTATTGCTTGATGATATTATGGTGAGCTTCTACCTCTGCTAAAATTGCTTGATGAATAGTTGGTACAGCTGTGTACCAACTGGGGTGGAACTGCTGCATCCACTCAAAAAACTTGGCTGCATCAAAGTTAGGAGTGCAGACTACACTACCTCCCGCCGCTAGAGAAGAAAATACTGTACTTAGCCCATGAATATGAAATAGGGGCATAACGTTCAAGCAGCGATCGCTTGGCTGCAATGCCAGTGCCTTTTTAATATTTTGGGCTGATGCATACAGATTAGCCTGTGTCAGGGGCACTATTTTGGGTCTAGCAGTTGTTCCTGATGTATGCAATACCAGGGCGATATCTTCATTGCGACTTTGAGTGCCTTCTACAGCAGGTAAGTTAGTCTCACCTACTAGCTGAAAGATTCCTGCCTCTGCCTTGAGGTTTGGTACTAATTCAATAATTGGGATATGACGCGCCGCTGCAACTTCTCTGGCTATTGAATCGATTCCTGATTGTACAATCAGTGCCTTGGCATTCAAATCTCCTAAATAGAAGTCAAATTCTGCGGCACTATAAGCCGGATTTAGCGGCGCACTAGTAGCACAAATAGCTACTGCCAAAAAGCTAACTGCCATCTCCGGCCCTTTGGGCAGTACAATGGCAACGCGATCGCCTACTCCCAACCCCATTGCATTTAAGGTTGCACGGACATTTTGCATGTGCTCGTAAAGGCGAGCATATGTCAATGGCAGACGTCCGGGAGATGCGATCGCTCTGGCTCCAGGATTTTGTCTGATACCCTCTATCAATAACTGCTCAATTGTCAAATTTTTTGCAGTACCAAAGATTGACGTGGTTTTCTCTTGTAATTCTTGTTTTGGCATTTATCTTGAAAAAACTTACGTTTCTATCAGCTATTCACACATTTGTTGAGAGCTGCTATCTATAGCTATACAATTACTAACAGTACGATTTGAACTCTTCATAAAAAATTCAAATAATTAACTGCCATTATTCAGTCATTTATAAAGTAAATATAAAGTTATTGCAGCAATAAAAACCGCCAAAATCGTTGCAAATTATATTAGGTTTGTTTAAATATTTACGATTAAGAATAACGCAAAGATAAACAGATACAGTGAAGCAGTGCCTTGGACTGAGAAACTTTGCGGCGCACTCCAAAAGAAAACTCACAAAGTAGCCCTTCCTGCCGAGTAGGGTGTACCATTTGGCACAGCCGTTACTGTTCCCTCTGCTCCCTGCTACGTCTACAAGTCGATCGATCGCAAAGGCTAAATAGCTCTACCTGCGGTATTTCACGATCGGTCTTTCACTGCACATTAACTTTAAATATTGATTGGTTCGATTAATAGAATTCCCCTAAATATCTAGGGTATTTGGTTACTTTATACACGTTATGTGAGTTCAAAATTCTCAGGCCATATCAAAGGTTTTAGCCTTAAATTGAATTGTAAACTCCAGCCTTATGAACAAGACTGCATTGTTTCAATCTTCAACTCACATAAGCTATTGTATGCTTTATTGTTAACTTTAAACGATCGAAAGAATTAAAACAAAGTAGTTGGTAGAGAACACCGTCCAACCAAACCAGTGCAGATTTTCGCACCTGTAGTTCTTTGTACGAGAATTGGGAGCACTAGTCGCTGATTTTTTCACTAGCTGCTAGCACTTGTGAGTGTGCTTTATTTAACCACACCTGCAATTTTTCCGCCAATATCTCTACGTAAGGTTCGTTGAATAGGGTAAAGTGAGACCCAGGAATATTTTCCATTTCCAAAGAGCCAGTCACTATCTCTCCCCAACCAAGTAATGGGTCGTATTCTATACCTGTAGCATCAAATCGGTTCTGATCCTCAGTTCGCAATAGCACGACTCGACCGGGGTAAGTTGGGAAGCTATATTCTCTGGAAGCTTGTGTGTTGACATTGATGATTTCTATATGCGGATCGGTTTGCGATAGCTGTTGGCTGACATGGCGCAGATAATTTTGCGACAGATTCAAGTAACGCTGAGATTTGTGTTTGAGATGGTACTTGCCTTTGTGGAAATTTTCTTTGAGCAAATTATTCCACACCCCAACCCTTTGCCAAAGATAACTCGGCCCGATATTCACCAGATTCTGGTAATGTTCGGCAATGCGCTCAATCAATGGCAATCGCCTGTCCGAACCAGGAACGAAACTATCGAACATTGCTAACAAGGCAATTTCCTCACCTTGACTTCGGAGTTGCTGCGCCATCTCGAAGGCAACTATACCGCCAAAAGAGTAGCCGCCTAAGAAATAAGGACCTTGAGGTTGAATCGTTTGGATTTGTTGAATATACTCAGCAGCCATATCTTCAATTCGGGTATGAAGTGGCTGTTTGCCATCTAGCCCAATTGGTTGCAATCCATAAAATGGTCGGTCTGTTCCCAATTTCATTGCTAATTCTCGGAAAATTAGGACTTCGCCACCTAAACCATGAATGCAGAAGAATGGGGGTTGATCGCCTTTGGGTTGCAGTGCGACTAACGATGACCAAGATGATTGTATCGATTGAGAGTTACTGCTAACGATCTGGGCAAGTTGCTCAATTGTGGGTGCGTTAATTAAGGTAGACAGCGGCAGATTTTTGCGGAATTTCTCCTCAATTTGGGCGAACAGTCGTACCGCTAGCAACGAGTCTCCACCCAATGCAAAGAAGTTATCATAAATTCCGACTTCTTTGAGATTCAATAGCTGGGTCCAAATTGCTGCCAATCGCTTCTCAATCTCAGTTCTGGGTGCAAGGAATTTGGCTTGCAATTGCTCTTTGAGCTTTTGTGCCAAACCAATCCGTTGGAGTTTACCTGTGGAACCTTTGGGGATTTCTGGGATAAAGATGATTTGATTTGGCACTTTGAAACCAGCCAGCTTGGTGGCGACAAATTCCCGAATTTCTTGCTCAGTGACAGTAGTATTTGGTCGCAGGACAATTGCGGCTGCCAAATCTTCACCAAGGGTAGGGTGCGGCACTGCAAAGGCTACTGCTTGGTCGACTGCTGGGTGGTCTAGTAGTACATCATCTATTTCTCGAGGAGCGATCTTCTCTCCACCGCGATTAATTTGTTCTTTCAACCTACCTGTGAGGAACAAGTAACCTTCGTTATCTAGATAACCTTGGTCTCCCGTTCTAAACCACCCATTCGTAAACGAGTTTTGATTCGCTACGGGATTATTTTCGTAAGCGAGCATCACATGGCCGCCCTGTACGACAATCTCTCCAACTTCATAAGGTTGAAGCAAATTACCAGCCTCATCCATAATGGCTAATTTCATGCCAGTGGCAATTCCTACCGAACCAGGTTTGCGCTGACGAGGTGGTAAAGGATTGAGGGCGATGATACAGCCTGTCTCTGTCATGCCATAACCTTCTAGTACTGGAGCTTGGAAGAAATCTTCTAAGGCTTTCATGACTGGGCGTGGTAAGGCAGCGCCTCCAGAACGAATAAATCGCAGTTTAGGTATGCTATCTAAAGTCTTATGGATATCAGTAGCATTCAAAATTGCTTGATGAATGGTTGGTACTGATGAATACCAGGTTGCTTGCATTGTTTGCAGCCAGGTAAAAAACTGCGTGACATCAAATCCGGGAGTACAAGCAACACTACCACCAGATGCGATCGAGGACAGGATAGATATAAATAACCCCTGTACGTGAAACAGGGGCATAACATTTAAGCAACAATCACTTGGCTCTAACTCTAGTGCCTTTTTGATAATGTCTGCTGCAATATACAAATTAGCCTGGGTCAGAGGCACAATTTTGGGACGGACGGTGGTTCCTGATGTATGCAAAACCAGAGCAATATCTTCATTGCGACTTTGATGGCCTTCTACAGCAGGTAAGTGAGTTTCACCTACTAGTTCAAATATTCCTGCCTCTGCCTCTAAGCTTGGCACTAGTTCAATAATGGGAATATTGTGTGCTGCTGCAACTTCCCTGGCTATTGAATCTTTCCCTGCTTGTACAATCAGTGCCTTGGCATTCAAATCTCCTAAATAGAAGTCAAATTGCTCTGCACTATAAGCCGGATTTAGCGGCGCACTAGTAGCACAGGCAGCTACAGCCAAAAAAGCTGCTGCCATCTCCGGGCCATTGGGCAGTACAATGGCAACGCGATCGCCTACTCCCAACCCCATTGTATTTAAGGTTGCACGGACATTTTGCATGTGCTCGTAAAGGCGAGCATATGTCAGTGGCAGACGTCCTGGAGCTGCGATCGCTCTGGCTCCAGGATTTTGTCTGATACCATCTATCAATAACTGCCCAATTGTCAAATTTGTTGAAGTACCAAAGATTGACGCGGCTCTCTCTTGTAACTCTTGTTTTGCCATTGGTCTTTAATGTACTTAGATTCCTATAGCTATTCACGATTTTCTTTATGAAAAGCTATTCATATATATACAGCCACATAGAGTATAATTTATGAGCTTCATGAAGCCTTCAACACATAGATGTACTTATTACGTAATTTATAAAGTAACTATAAAGAAATAGAATTTTCCGGATTAGCTAAAATCACGGGTAATTGATATTTTTACAGAGTCAAAAAACATTCAGAGTCTGAGATCGCGTAAAGATTTTGTCCATCTTTAATTAAGATATAAATATAATTTATATTTCTCTGATTATAGAAAAATAAAATTGATGTAATAAACTCAATTATAGATATAAAACAACGAAAGACTTACCTCACGACTCTACCTATGGGCAGAGAACCTACCAGCAAAAGAAAATTGTGAATAGTCAGTAGCAAACAACTGACTATTTACAACTGTCAAGTGATGCGAAATTAGCGGGATTCCTTGGTATAGAGGAACTTAAAATTTTTCTTTTACAAGTTATCTCTTAATAAATAAAGCTCGATAAATTGGTTCGCTCTTATTCTGAGTAGCTATTTCCCTTTCTGTAGAGACAGGTAGCGGATTTTCTGTTAGCCATTCTCCTGCACTCAGTTTCTGAAAGGCTGGATTTTGAGCAAAGATATCGCGCATTTCTATTGCTAAAAATTCTATATCTGATTGCAAAAATACGACACCACCAGCGGCAACATACTTTGCTAAGTCTGACACTAATTCTGGTTGGACTATTCGCCGTTTAGCATGGCGAGTTTTAAACCAAGGATCGGGAAATTGAATTGTGACCCGTTGTAAAGTACCCTCAGGCAGTGAGGATAAAAGCGCGTTTAGCGATCTATTTACATTACAAAATAAATAGTGAAGATTTGTTAAACCCCAATCCGAACATAACTGATTGGCCTCGACTACAAGAGGTTCTCGAATTTCCAAACCAAGAAAATTCCAGTTAGGTTCTATTTGTGCCATATGCAATAAAAACCGTCCCCTAGCACAACCAATATCTAGATGTAGTGGTTGGTGAGGTTGAGCATACAATTTATCCCAATCAAGGGAATTTACTGGTGTTTGATACTTTTGGGCAAGCGGATTGACATGTTGACGTACTCGCACAGCGGCCAAAATAGATTCTCCTTGATGTGAAAATAATCAATAGTTAGAGATAACGGAGTCGCGATCGCCTAACTAACAATGGTATTTAATATATTAACTTAAATTACAATTTCAGCTAAATAGAAAGATAAAATATCTAAAAATTTTTTGTTATTTGCCTAATTCTGTCATTTTCGATCTAAATCAAGATACTAAACAATCTTTAATTCAATAAAGCCTTAACAGAATTCTAGATAATTATTAATAATTAAGACGCAGCATAGATATTACTATATGATTCTCGATGGTGCTGATTTTGATTATAAACAGCCATCAATATTTTAAACTTCTGCCTCCTAGAAAAAAATGCTCTAGGCAAGCAGAGAGTGTCAAACAGTATAGCTGCTGGATTTTCTATCTACATTTAATATGTACGAATGTTAAGCAGAAGCAATCCTACACAGGGTTACAAAGCAAGGGTTATACTCTTTGAAAAAGACTTGTTTTAACCCTACTTTTAAAAGTATCCTGAAATCAATGGCTCTAAATTTTCGTTTTGCCATAGTTAGCGATTTACACATCGCACTTCCTCACACAATCTGGAATCATCCTAGCCGATTTCACTTAGTGGAGGTTAGCATTCCGGCTTTTGAAAGTGTATTAGAACATTTAACGCAACTAGATTTAGATTTTCTTTTAATCCCAGGAGATTTAACCCAGCATGGCGAACCAGATAACCACGCTTGGTTACAACAACGTTTAGCCCAATTACCTTTTCCGGTTTATGTTGTCCCTGGCAATCATGATGTTCCTGTACTGATGGCAGATCGGCAATCTATTGCTTTTGCCGATTTTCCTTACTATTACCGCAAGTTTGGTTATGAAAATCCACAGCAACTTTACTACACTACTGAGTTAATGCCTGGAGTCCGACTGATTGGGCTAAATTCCAATTCTTTTAACGACCAAGGTCAGCAGATAGGACGTTTGGATAGCGCACAATTCAGGTGGTTAGAACAGGTGCTAGCAGCAGCCACAGATGAATTGCTGTTAGTCATGGTGCATCACAATGTTGTGGAACATCTACCTAATCAATCCTGCCATCCAATGGCGAATCGCTATATGCTGGAAAATGCGCGGGAACTAGTGCAGTTGCTACAGCGCTACGAAGTTAATTTAGTATTTACGGGACATTTGCACGTTCAGGATGTTGCCTATGCGAATGGAGTATACGATATTACTACTGGTTCTTTAGTCAGTTATCCTCATCCTTATAGAGTTTTAGAGTATCATCGCGATAACTACGGCAGACAGTGGTTGCAAATTTTATCACATCGTGTAAACTCAGTACCTAATTTTCCCAATTTACAACAGTTGTCTAGGCAATGGATGGGCGATCGCTCTTTTCCCTTCTTGATGAAGTTGCTCACCCTACCTCCTTTAAACCTACCAACTGACCAAGCACAAGAACTCGCACCTAGTTTGCGCGATTTCTGGGCAACAATTGCCGATGGCGATGCTTTATTAGACTTCCCCCAGTTTCCCTGCAAAGTGCGCCGCTACATTCAAAAATATAGCGCGATCGCCAGTGGTGGGACTCCGACATTCATTGATAACAACAGTACTATTCTGCTGGATGATGAGACAGGGGTAAGGGAGTGTGGGGAGTGTGGGGAGTGTGGGGAGACAAGGTGAGACCAACGCTGCGGGAGGTTTCCCTCCGCAGGCGACTGGCATTAGCGACGAAGGAGCGTCACCCGAAGGGAAGAAATAACCAATGACAAATGACTACCCTACCTTTTCATCTTCTAACTCTAAGGCGCGGCAAATTCCAAATACTGAGGTGTAACCGTGTAAAAAGGTGCTGCCACCTACCGGGCCGATTTCGCCGTTACAGAAAAAACCGCCGACAGGAATATCTTTGAGATAGCGTCTAAATAGCTCAGAATCGAAATTGGATTTACCGTAGAGTCCTGCACCGCGCCCTACGCAAGCAAACATTAAAGCAGCTGCGGCATTGCCTTCAGCAGATTGTTGGTTTTGATACTGTTGGAGGAGAAATTCTAGATCCTCTGCGGAGGCTTCAGCATCACGTAAGTGAAATTGCAGGCGTTGACCGGGACGAACCCGATCGCCAATTGCGATCGCACCTGCTGTCGGATCTACCCCCAGAATACCGCGAATTAAAAAGTCTCCCTGATGCAAAGAAGTCTTAAACTCATCCATTGCTACCCCAACAAATAAAGAATGTTGTGCTAGGAAGCGTTCTTTTTCGCTGAGATTGGCAATTAATTCCCGCAATACCACTAAGGGTACTTGCTCATCTAGTTCCAAAATGATATTGCGTTCGGCTTTCGTCACTTGCAAAGGTTCGCCAATGGGTCGGCATCCTTGAGCCACGATTGTTTCTAACACAATATTGCCACTCAAAGCCAAGCCTACCGTCCCTTCGCGATACAGGCGATCGTTACAAAATAGAGCCATGCGCCCACTCATCCCCCCAGCGCTAGCCTGTCCTCCCACCGTTACCGAACCGGGATAAGCAAAATCTAGCCCCTGCAATAGATCGTTAATGCCAGAGGAAAACGTACCACCCAGCAAGATGAACTGAGGTTTGGAGGATGGTGGAACGCCGATCAAATCAATCCAAGCATCTGGGGAGCTATCTAAGTCAGGCAATTCTTCTGCCACAACATGAAAAACATGGAGATCCACCCCTGGCAAATGCGCCAAAGTCAGACTTAGGGCTGCTTCTGCTTCCAGTTCTTGAGTTTCTCCTCCGGTTGTAGTGCCAATTACACCGCCACCGCTACAGCCAATTAACACTGGTACTGAAAGTTTTTCCGCCAGCAAAGGTAAAAGCCGCGAATACTCGCTGGCAAAAGCAGACGAAATGAATACCAGCCCCAAATCTGCTGGTACTTTTAACGATGAGACAGCCCTTTCTACCACATCTGTAATAGCTGCTTCTAAAGAAGGACGGGTTGACAGGGCATTTGCCCACTGCATTCGATCTGCCATGAGTTTTAGGCTTCTTTCTCTCGTTGGGCTGTTCTTTTGACTTTGATTCCTGGGTAGAATTGCATCCGATCGCAGTTGATGCCAACTCTTTTCACCTCAGTGACCTGTCCATCCCAGGAAGCTAGGGCTGTTATTCCCTACTTGATTTATTAAATATATTGTATGATTATACTTTCGTACTACTAGCTCTACAAAATCTTAAAAGATAAATATAAACGTAGTATATATGCCATCGTTTATTGTATTAGTTATAGATCGCCAGACTAAAACACTAACTTAACAGCTAAGTGGTTAGAATGGTGTAGATAGAACAAAAACTGTCATTTTTGAGATTTTTCTATACTGGTATTAACACCACACAACGAGACTAAATCTATGAGCGACATCCAAGAAAAAATCCAAGAAGAAGTTGAACAAGCTCGTGCTGTCTGTGACATTTCAGGGAGCAACTCTGCTGAATGTGCAGCCGCTTGGGATGCAGTTGAAGAATTGCAAGCTGAAGCCTCTCATCAGCGCCAAAATAAGCAAAAAAATTCTTTAGAAAAGTACTGCGATGACAATCCAGAAGCAGTTGAGTGCCGAGTTTACGATGACTAAAAATTAAATTAGTCAATTTTCTTGTCGTCTAACGGGCAAGCAACCAGGACTCCTTTATTGATATCTTGCACCTTTACAGGACTTCCATCTCTGTTTACTCAGCTTATTTTAAGATTGAGTAAATTTAGTAGCAATCTTTGGGTTAACTAAAGATTCTGGGAGTTTACATAAAATCTCGCATTGGGGTAGTTTGCAAAACTCACCCTAGCGTTGTCGTCGATGCAAGATATTAAGTAAAAAAACCTTGAGTTGCTTGTTCTTTTTTCTAATTACACATTTAAGTACTATATTTTGTAGCTTTAGATGCAGTAATTAGTGGCAGAGATATTTTCTAAGTCTAACAAAGTATTTCCAGTCTAGTCGAAATTTCAGGAAATTAGTATAAAAATATCTGTTCTGAACTAGTACCTAAATTGTTTGTTTTAATTAAACTGTTAGCTATCATGTAACAGCTATTAGCTAGTTAATAACTGTTAAGTATGCCAGTTAAGGATACTTTTTAGTGAGATTGCTTAATTGATATTTTGGTAAGAACTATGGAAAATGATGTTTGGTTTCGCCCGTTTGTGTGGCTTGACTATAGACTGGCGCTGATATTTATGGTAATTATCCCTCTAATTTTGCTAATTTGGGCGTTTGTGCAAAAAGCAGAAGGAATACAACGCTTATTAACTATTTACTGGCGAGTATCTAGTTTGTTGGCCATTACTGTTTACTTGATGATTAGTGGATTTGGGGTAAGTTTTCTCTCTGGATTGATTGGGCGCATCTTGATCCCTGTTTCTTTGTGGTTCTGGGTAGATCTCAATGATGAAATTGAATATCAAGCTAGCGGGCCGTTAAAACTAACTTTTACCTCGTGGCGTTGGGCTATGACTATCTATGGAATTTTGGGAACCATAGCCTTTATACCTTTTTTGGGTTGTGCTTTTTCTCCAACTGCACTCCAATCTTCCTATTGTCGTGTTTGGTTAGAAGCCCCATTACTATTTAAAGAATATTTCCACGCCAATAGCAAACCTGCATTTCTGGGCTTTCTGGGGATCGTCGGCTTGATAATTTACGTGCTTTACTTAAGCTACTTTGTCTTAATTAAGCTAGGTAAGCAGGGACGTTCAGCTACACAACAGTAATCTTTTGCCAGACAATGAACTCTATTGGTAAGCGACTGGAACAATACACTGCCAAACGCCCCCAAGAAGTTTTACTAGTAAATGTGGAAATTGATCGTGAAGAAGATACAATTGCCATATTTAAAGGCTTTTCTAGTTCGCTAATGCGCCCAACAGCATTCGATCCAGATGTACCCGTGCTACCAGATGGAGCTAAAATTCTCAGCATCGATCGCGTAGCTACTCCTTACAATCCGGAAGCACCTCGTTATATCCAACAAGGACTCTTGTGGGAAGAGATGCAAGCTCTATTATCAGAGTTAGGTGTTTAATTAAAGCATGGTGCAGGGGAGATGAATAAATAACAAATGACAAATCACAAATGACAATTTCGCGTTCTGGATACACTCTCCCCGTTTTTGCCTGCGCTGCTGCTGTTGCAGCTTTACACTGGTTGCGTCATCGTCAACCCTTAACAGAAGTAGCAGTAGATTTAATTGAACCAGCTCAAATCGCTGAAATCACGATTGAACAGGTAGCAGGCTTATCTGAGAATAGTGCTTTGGCAATTACCCGCAGCGAGCCTGGTGATAATCTCGATCTGACTAAGAATACGCCGATTTGGGCGCTGGTGGAATGGGAACAGGGAGAAGGGGAAGCAGTAGTTATTCAAGGCGGCGAAGGAATTGGTAAGCAGGAGAATGGTGAGGGGAAAGCGGCTATTTACGCTTATGCTCAAAGGCTATTGCAAGAAAACTTGCGGCGATCGCTTGCACCAAATGAAAGAATTAGGGTAACAATTATTTTACCTGCCGGGCGATCGCTGGCTGTTCGTACTTCTAATGCCGCTTTTGGGGTGGTTGAAGGGCTTTCGCTTCTGGG
The genomic region above belongs to Calothrix sp. NIES-2098 and contains:
- a CDS encoding AMP-binding enzyme domain protein — its product is MAKQELQERAASIFGTSTNLTIGQLLIDGIRQNPGARAIAAPGRLPLTYARLYEHMQNVRATLNTMGLGVGDRVAIVLPNGPEMAAAFLAVAACATSAPLNPAYSAEQFDFYLGDLNAKALIVQAGKDSIAREVAAAHNIPIIELVPSLEAEAGIFELVGETHLPAVEGHQSRNEDIALVLHTSGTTVRPKIVPLTQANLYIAADIIKKALELEPSDCCLNVMPLFHVQGLFISILSSIASGGSVACTPGFDVTQFFTWLQTMQATWYSSVPTIHQAILNATDIHKTLDSIPKLRFIRSGGAALPRPVMKALEDFFQAPVLEGYGMTETGCIIALNPLPPRQRKPGSVGIATGMKLAIMDEAGNLLQPYEVGEIVVQGGHVMLAYENNPVANQNSFTNGWFRTGDQGYLDNEGYLFLTGRLKEQINRGGEKIAPREIDDVLLDHPAVDQAVAFAVPHPTLGEDLAAAIVLRPNTTVTEQEIREFVATKLAGFKVPNQIIFIPEIPKGSTGKLQRIGLAQKLKEQLQAKFLAPRTEIEKRLAAIWTQLLNLKEVGIYDNFFALGGDSLLAVRLFAQIEEKFRKNLPLSTLINAPTIEQLAQIVSSNSQSIQSSWSSLVALQPKGDQPPFFCIHGLGGEVLIFRELAMKLGTDRPFYGLQPIGLDGKQPLHTRIEDMAAEYIQQIQTIQPQGPYFLGGYSFGGIVAFEMAQQLRSQGEEIALLAMFDSFVPGSDRRLPLIERIAEHYQNLVNIGPSYLWQRVGVWNNLLKENFHKGKYHLKHKSQRYLNLSQNYLRHVSQQLSQTDPHIEIINVNTQASREYSFPTYPGRVVLLRTEDQNRFDATGIEYDPLLGWGEIVTGSLEMENIPGSHFTLFNEPYVEILAEKLQVWLNKAHSQVLAASEKISD
- a CDS encoding AMP-binding enzyme domain protein, producing the protein MPKQELQEKTTSIFGTAKNLTIEQLLIEGIRQNPGARAIASPGRLPLTYARLYEHMQNVRATLNAMGLGVGDRVAIVLPKGPEMAVSFLAVAICATSAPLNPAYSAAEFDFYLGDLNAKALIVQSGIDSIAREVAAARHIPIIELVPNLKAEAGIFQLVGETNLPAVEGTQSRNEDIALVLHTSGTTARPKIVPLTQANLYASAQNIKKALALQPSDRCLNVMPLFHIHGLSTVFSSLAAGGSVVCTPNFDAAKFFEWMQQFHPSWYTAVPTIHQAILAEVEAHHNIIKQYPLRFIRSASSALPPQVMQALEQAFNVPVIEAYGMTEASPQITSNPLPPQTRKLYSAGLAAGPEVAIMDEVGNLLAKGEPGEVVIRGSNVMLAYENNPVANQNSFTKGWFRTGDQGYLDNEGYLFLTGRLKEQINRGGEKIAPREIDDVLLDHPAVDQAVAFAVPHPTLGEDLAAAIVLRPNTTVTEQEIREFVATKLAGFKVPNQIIFIPEIPKGSTGKLQRIGLAQKLKEQLQAKFLAPRTEIEKRLAAIWTQLLNLKEVGIYDNFFALGGDSLLAVRLFAQIEEKFHKNLPLSTLINAPTIEQLAQIVSSNSQSIQSSWSSLVALQPKGDQPPFFCIHGLGGEVLIFRELAMKLGTDRPFYGLQPIGLDGKQPLHTRIEDMAAEYIQQIQTIQPQGPYFLGGYSFGGIVAFEMAQQLRSQGEEIALLAMFDSFVPGSDRRLPLIERIAEHYQNLVNIGPSYLWQRVGVWNNLLKENFHKGKYHLKHKSQRYLNLSQNYLRHVSQQLSQTDPHIEIINVNTQASREYSFPTYPGRVVLLRTEDQNRFDATGIKFDPLLGWGEIVTGSLEMENIPGSHFTLFNEPYVEVVAEKLQAWLNKAQSEVLEASGNISNSENTSYTNSLTKHW